A DNA window from Calliphora vicina chromosome 1, idCalVici1.1, whole genome shotgun sequence contains the following coding sequences:
- the CAHbeta gene encoding beta carbonic anhydrase 1 — translation MERILRGIMRYRNTTREQMVREFQKVRDNPEPKAVFFTCMDSRMIPTRYTDTHVGDMFVVRNAGNLIPHAQHFQDEHYSCEPAALELGCVVNDIRHIIVCGHSDCKAMNLLYQLRDPEFASKRNRRLSPLRAWLCTHASTSLEKFEEWQENGMSDPLLFSSETPLRRFVAYIDPENKFAIEDKLSQINTLEQMSNIASYGFLKARLESHDLHVHALWFDIYTGDVYYFSRGSKRFIPVDEDSVDKLTGEVRRFYS, via the exons atgGAACGTATTTTGCGTGGTATCATGCGTTATCGAAACACAACACGTGAGCAAATGGTACGAGAATTTCAAAAAGTTCGCGATAACCCAGAG CCCAAGGCGGTATTTTTCACATGCATGGACAGTCGTATGATACCGACCCGTTACACTGATACTCATGTTGGCGATATGTTTGTGG TACGTAATGCTGGTAATTTAATACCACATGCCCAACATTTCCAAGACGAACATTATAGCTGTGAACCGGCTGCCTTAGAATTGGGTTGTGTGGTCAATGATATACGTCATATTATTGTGTGCGGCCATAGTGATTGTAAGGCCATGAATTTATTGTATCAATTGAGAGACCCGGAATTTGCCTCCAag CGCAATCGCCGTTTATCACCCTTAAGGGCTTGGCTGTGTACTCATGCCTCTACCAGTTTGGAGAAATTCGAGGAGTGGCAAGAGAATGGCATGAGTGATCCCTTATTGTTTTCCTCAGAAACACCTCTAAGACGTTTTGTGGCCTACATAGATCCTGAAAATAAATTTGCCATTGAGGATAAACTGTCGCAGATAAATACTTTGGAACAAATGTCTAATATAGCTTCGTATGGCTTCTTAAAGGCACGTTTGGAATCTCATGACTTGCACGTGCATGCCTTGTGGTTTGACATTTATACGGGTGACGTTTATTATTTCAGTCGTGGCTCCAAACGTTTCATACCCGTTGATGAGGACAGTGTGGATAAGCTAACCGGTGAAGTAAGACGATTTTATTCGTGA
- the LOC135948856 gene encoding transmembrane protein 169: protein MVSKNDENCCDINVVKERPVFIPPRKRQTNKKTNGTQNYVDHIANVQNRQKLSPSNNVLEEDLLNTKLLLKNKQPLPQIPLKHPDDKSVKSPKSAQSVDNIYVDDNELNNFESISQGTKSTNRHESSTVTPSSYSESSLDVKLSKSHDCLSNRSGSKKRVNIRTDLAQLRSARNSPDQTNYEDLESGETSVLNTYDQSLERYQAKKMQENPNYLTMTGTIKRGKKKGQSFDLQLNISRDELEKINAVAMKMETKENKKCCKCSFNTGLHIFLWSLICLPFVSLISSIYAFYIGTITWYNVFNYMHEEKSILMRFLMSPLLVALYPIYIVLSSVGLGIYAGFVQLSLQFSAWCNEIADIEKGFYGWLCSVLHLSDCSPYEVVILTDIREELTQPARLEIQTSNEELTL, encoded by the exons atggtTAGCAAAAATGATGAAAACTGTTGTGACATCAATGTGGTCAAGGAACGCCCAGTTTTTATACCGCCACGTAAAcgtcaaacgaataaaaaaacaaatggaaCACAAAATTATGTAGATCATATTGCCAATGTACAG AATCGCCAAAAACTCTCACCCTCCAACAATGTCTTAGAGGAAGATCTCTTAAACACAAAACTTTTGCTGAAGAACAAACAACCACTGCCTCAAATACCGCTAAAACATCCCGATGACAAATCGGTTAAATCCCCCAAATCCGCACAATCCGTGGACAATATCTATGTGGATGACAATGAGCTCAACAATTTCGAATCGATATCACAAGGAACAAAATCCACCAACCGCCATGAATCGTCCACCGTAACACCCTCTAGCTATTCGGAAAGTAGTTTGGATGTGAAACTAAGTAAATCCCATGATTGTTTAAGCAATCGTTCGGGCTCCAAGAAACGAGTTAATATACGCACCGATCTGGCGCAATTGAGAAGTGCACGCAATTCACCAGATCAAACAAACTATGAGGATTTGGAGTCGGGGGAAACAAGTGTTTTGAATACATATGATCAGTCTTTGGAAAGATATCAGGCCAAGAAAATGCAGGAAAATCCCAACTACTTGACCATGACGGGCACTATAAAGCGTGGCAAGAAAAAGGGACAAAGTTTTGATTTACAATTGAATATCAGTCGCGATGAATTGGAGAAAATCAATGCAGTGGCCATGAAAATGGAAACTAAAGagaataaaaaatgttgcaaGTGTTCATTTAATACAGGTTTGCATATATTTTTATGGTCCTTGATATGTCTACCCTTTGTTAGCTTAATATCCAGTATTTATGCCTTCTACATAGGCACCATAACCTGGTATAATGTATTCAATTATATGCATGAGGAGAAATCCATTCTAATGAGATTTTTAATGTCACCCCTGCTGGTGGCTTTATAtcccatttatatagtgttgaGTAGTGTGGGTTTGGGTATTTATGCCGGTTTTGTGCAATTGAGTTTACAGTTTTCCGCCTGGTGCAATGAAATTGCTGATATAGAGAAGGGCTTCTATGGCTGGCTGTGCTCAGTTTTACATCTATCCGATTGCAGTCCCTACGAGGTAGTGATATTGACTGATATCAGGGAAGAGCTAACCCAGCCGGCCCGCTTAGAAATCCAAACCTCCAATGAGGAATTAACGctttaa